The following are encoded in a window of Oncorhynchus mykiss isolate Arlee chromosome Y, USDA_OmykA_1.1, whole genome shotgun sequence genomic DNA:
- the LOC110510145 gene encoding ras-related protein Rab-1A, with translation MNPEYDYLFKLLLIGDSGVGKSCLLLRFADDTYTESFISTIGVDFKIRTIELDGRTIKLQIWDTAGQERFRTITSSYYRGAHGIIVVYDVTDQESYNNIKQWLQEIGRYASENVNKLLVGNKCDLTTKKVVDYTTAKEFADSLSIPFLETSAKDATNVEQSFMTMAAEIKKRMGPGATAGGEKHNLKIDSTPVRQSGGGCC, from the exons TGACTACCTGTTCAAGCTGCTTCTGATTGGTGATTCAGGGGTGGGAAAGTCTTGCCTCCTGCTTCGATTTGCG GATGACACCTACACGGAAAGTTTCATAAGCACCATCGGCGTGGACTTCAAAATCCGAACTATTGAATTGGACGGCCGGACCATCAAACTACAGATT TGGGACACTGCTGGTCAGGAGCGGTTTCGCACCATCACCTCCAGCTATTACAGAGGAGCCCATGGTATCATCGTTGTCTATGATGTTACAGATCAG GAGTCTTACAACAATATAAAGCAGTGGCTGCAGGAGATTGGCCGCTATGCCAGCGAGAATGTCAACAAGCTGCTGGTGGGTAACAAGTGTGACCTCACCACCAAGAAGGTAGTAGACTACACGACAGCCAAG GAATTTGCTGACTCCCTATCCATCCCCTTCCTGGAGACCAGTGCGAAGGACGCAACTAACGTGGAGCAATCCTTCATGACCATGGCGGCTGAGATTAAGAAGCGCATGGGGCCCGGGGCCACGGCAGGAGGAGAGAAGCACAACCTGAAGATTGACAGCACTCCAGTGAGGCAGTCTGGGGGAGGATGCTGTTAG